The Nitrospirota bacterium genomic interval CTACTATGGTAATCATTATGCAGCAACTGAAAGAATATCCTCAATCATTATATAAAAATGGGATAAACCTGATTATTGCTGAGACAAGAAGAAACCATAAAGATGCAATAAGCCCCCTTATAAAATCACTAAACTTTCTCAATAACATACTTGCTAAGATAGAGGCAAAAAGAGCAGGTGCATATGAAGCTCTTATGTTAAATGCTGCTGGAGAACTGACCGAAGGGACTATTAGTAATCTTTTTTTCTATAAAGATAATGTGCTATGTACCCCATCGATTGATTGCGGCATTCTTGATGGTATAACGAGGGGTATTATTATAGATATCGCTAAGAACAAGGGTATTCATGTCAAGGAGGACAGGTTTACAACAGGAGATATTTATTCTGCGCAGGAAGTTTTTATCACAAATACCACACTTGAGGTAATGCCTGTCTTAAGCGTAGATGAATATTCTTTTAAACCCGGGGATATAACAAGGCTTCTTCGAAATGCTTACAGAAAAGAAGTAAAATCTTATCTGAAAAAAGAGAAAACAAAGAAGCCTTTGTTTCGATAACATAATATCTGAGTATCTGTTTTACAGATGTCTTTCTATCTGATCCTTTACCTCCACAAATTCATACTCGAATTTCCGGGGTTCCCTCCCGAAGCATGTTCCCAGGCTTTCAAATATAGCAATCTCTTTTAAATCAACTGACCTCCTTTTTATCAATTCCTCAGTTGGCTGATAGTAAATCTTTTCTCCATTTACATTAACAACAGTATTGCCAACTTTTCCTTCAAGCAATAGGAATACAGCCGCTGCACCTGCTTTATAGCCAAAATTTACATCAAAAGCAGATGAATGCCCTGAACGCACAAGATGTCCTGGAGTTACCTCTCTTACTTCTGGTATTTCGTAGACTCCGGGAGCAAACATCCCTGTTCTCTGCATGAAATCTTTTACTTCGGGGTCTTTTTTCATTCTATTTTCAAGCTGTTGTCTTACATACTTTCCTGCACCTGCAAGTTTCTTATGACCGAATGCGTCTACGCCGGCACTCTCATCATAAAGCAAATCGCCGGTTGCAGTTTTAATTCCTTCTGCAACAACAATAATATATGTGCCTGCCTTTACATCGCTCCTTTCGATCCTTGCAAAAAAAGTGGTCTTCATATGTTCATATACAACGTCAAAGTCAACAGGTATTTCAGGGATAAGAATACAATCTGCTTCAGCCCCGATGCCACCACGGAGGGCAGTATGTCCAACATATCTTCCAAAAACTTCTATAATCAGTATGCGGTTATGACTCATTCCAGTCGTTTTTAAGTCTCTCGTGAAAACCGCTATTCTATTGACTGCTGAATCACCGCCTACACTGTAAGATTGCAAATCAAGATCCATTGTTTTCGGGACATGCACACATGGGATATCCCTTGAAGTAAGGTCTACAACAACACTGCCTGTATCATCTCCTCCACTGATTATCAAACCATCAATCTTGAATTTCTTAAGACCTTCTTTTATCCGTTCATATTTATTAGGATCGGTTATCTTGCTAATCTTTACTCTTGAATGTCCAGCTTCAGAACCAGCAAGAGACGCTTCAATACGACTCACCCTTTCTGCATTGAGTAGAACAACATCATCGAGATTAACAAGATTATAAAGACCTGCATAACCATGAGGAATAACAACCGATTCAATTCCAAGTGCATATGCCTCTCTGGCTATGCCTTTGATCACTGCATTAAGTCCTCCGCAGTCTCCGCCACTGGTTATAACTCCGATTCTTTTGATTTCATCCATACTATTACTCCTTTCTGTATTTATGTTTGTTAAGAAATCCTAAATGGAATGAATTTTTTAATTATAAGCTTTTTTAGAGATAAGGTAAATCAAGTTTAGTTCTTCTATTTACCTCAAGACATTAATACCATATTAATCATTTGCTATCTTTATAAAAAATACCATCATTCAATATCAAGAAGGCCCTGCTCTTATGTTTGGAACTGCAGGCCTACCTCAATTCTCATGAGATTTTACACAGTTACGGATGCAAAAGAAACAAGAAAACATGACCTCTTTGTTGGTGTTATAATAAAATATAGGGTTACTGCTGAGAAAAAAGAAGTCACGGTTGCAAAGATAGCTATCATAGAGCTTGGCATCTGTGCAATACTCCTCGGCATTCTCTTTAAAGGACAGAACGTAGCCTTTTTTGTCGTGTTAACATTCGCGATTGCGGCAAGTGCAAATTTTCCTGCACTTTTAATGTCAATAACATGGAAAAAATACAATACAAAAGGAGCGTTAGGCAGTATGTATAGAGGCCTTATAGTTGCAACAGTTCTGCTTATACTGATTCTAATTGTATGGGTGGATATTATTCATAAGAATGAAAAAGCTGCAGTAGAAAAAGAGATAAAGGCTATAGAAGATTCATCAAAAACAAAGTCAAAGATGCCAAAGCCCATATTCCCTTTGAAGAATCCGGGTATTTATTCTAAGGGGGCTGCTTTTCTTGTCGGAATCCTCTTGTCACTTATAAGCCGTGAAAAAGAGGCTGAGGCAAAATATGAAGATGAAAAACTCAGATCTTATATTAGGAATAGGAGCTGAAGAATAGACTTTTCAAATTTCCATATATTACATACTGACAAAAAGGAGGAACTATAAAGAATGTCACAGAAAGGTATTGACGTATTACTTCCAGAGAAAAGAGCTTTTCCACCATCGAAGGAATTCAGTGAGAGGGCTCATATAAAAAACATCTCTGAATACGAAAAGCTTTATAAACGTTCTGTTGAAGACCCTGAAGGATTCTGGGCTGAAATGGCAGAAAAACAGATTACATGGTATAAAAAATGGGATAAAGTCCTCCAATGGAATTTTGACAAACCCGAAATTAAATGGTTTATTGGTGGAAAACTAAACGTTGCTTATAATTGTCTGGACAGATTCATGAATACACCTATAAGAAACAAAGCTGCTCTGATATGGGAAGCAGATGACGGTGAATACAAAACATATACATACCAGCAACTTCTATACGAAGTTAACAAATTCGCCAATGTATTGAAAAAGCATGGAGTTAAAAAGGGGGATAGGGTAACGATTTATCTGCCAATGATACCTGAACTTCCCATTTCAATGCTGGCATGTGCCAGAATCGGTGCGATTCATAGTGTTGTTTTTGGTGGATTCAGCTCTCAGTCATTGAGGGACAGGATACAGGATTGTAAAGCATCAATCCTTATTACTGCAGATAGAGGCGTAAGGGGTGGCAGACTTGTGCCTTTAAAGTCAAATGCTGACCAGGCATTACAAGAATGTCCAACAGTAGAGACGGTTATTGTAGTAAAGAGAAGCGGTTATGTTGATATGGAGCCACAACGTGACTTCTGGTGGCATGATGAGATGAATGATCCGGACGTCTTAAGCTTTTGTGAACCTGTCGAAATGGATGCCGAAGACCCTCTTTTCATTCTTTACACTTCAGGGTCTACAGGAAAACCTAAAGGTGTCCTTCACACAACAGCAGGATATCTACTATACACAAATCTTACTTTCAAATGGATTTTTGATTATCATGAAGAAGATATTCACTTTTGCACTGCAGATATAGGATGGGTAACCGGCCACAGTTATATTGTATATGGCCCTCTCAGCAATGGGGCTACAAGTCTGATGTTTGAAGGTATTCCTACATATCCTGATGCCGGTCGTTTCTGGAAAATTATTGATAAATTCAAAGTAAGCATATTCTATACAGCTCCGACAGCTATAAGAGCCCTCATGAGGGAAGGAGAACACTGGGTAAACAGTCAAGACCTTTCCTCATTAAGATTATTAGGAACTGTTGGAGAACCAATAAATCCTGAGGCATGGATGTGGTATCACCTCCACGTTGGCAAATCAAAGCTACCGATAGTTGATACCTGGTGGCAAACTGAAACAGGTGGAATTTTAATTACTCCTCTCCCAGGAGCAATGACCACAAAACCAGGGTCAGCAAGCAAGCCTTTCTTCGGAATAGTTCCGAA includes:
- the ilvE gene encoding branched-chain-amino-acid transaminase; translated protein: MYVYLNGKIVPSKEAVVSVFDHGFLYGDGIYETMRAYDGIIFKLDEHLTRLFRSASLISLSVPLDVSSLKTALYETLIANSLKNAYIRLTVSRGSGAIGLDPDLCPKPTMVIIMQQLKEYPQSLYKNGINLIIAETRRNHKDAISPLIKSLNFLNNILAKIEAKRAGAYEALMLNAAGELTEGTISNLFFYKDNVLCTPSIDCGILDGITRGIIIDIAKNKGIHVKEDRFTTGDIYSAQEVFITNTTLEVMPVLSVDEYSFKPGDITRLLRNAYRKEVKSYLKKEKTKKPLFR
- a CDS encoding 6-phosphofructokinase; amino-acid sequence: MKRIGVITSGGDCGGLNAVIKGIAREAYALGIESVVIPHGYAGLYNLVNLDDVVLLNAERVSRIEASLAGSEAGHSRVKISKITDPNKYERIKEGLKKFKIDGLIISGGDDTGSVVVDLTSRDIPCVHVPKTMDLDLQSYSVGGDSAVNRIAVFTRDLKTTGMSHNRILIIEVFGRYVGHTALRGGIGAEADCILIPEIPVDFDVVYEHMKTTFFARIERSDVKAGTYIIVVAEGIKTATGDLLYDESAGVDAFGHKKLAGAGKYVRQQLENRMKKDPEVKDFMQRTGMFAPGVYEIPEVREVTPGHLVRSGHSSAFDVNFGYKAGAAAVFLLLEGKVGNTVVNVNGEKIYYQPTEELIKRRSVDLKEIAIFESLGTCFGREPRKFEYEFVEVKDQIERHL
- the acs gene encoding acetate--CoA ligase; this translates as MSQKGIDVLLPEKRAFPPSKEFSERAHIKNISEYEKLYKRSVEDPEGFWAEMAEKQITWYKKWDKVLQWNFDKPEIKWFIGGKLNVAYNCLDRFMNTPIRNKAALIWEADDGEYKTYTYQQLLYEVNKFANVLKKHGVKKGDRVTIYLPMIPELPISMLACARIGAIHSVVFGGFSSQSLRDRIQDCKASILITADRGVRGGRLVPLKSNADQALQECPTVETVIVVKRSGYVDMEPQRDFWWHDEMNDPDVLSFCEPVEMDAEDPLFILYTSGSTGKPKGVLHTTAGYLLYTNLTFKWIFDYHEEDIHFCTADIGWVTGHSYIVYGPLSNGATSLMFEGIPTYPDAGRFWKIIDKFKVSIFYTAPTAIRALMREGEHWVNSQDLSSLRLLGTVGEPINPEAWMWYHLHVGKSKLPIVDTWWQTETGGILITPLPGAMTTKPGSASKPFFGIVPKVLKEDGSEAQVNEGGLLIIERPWPGMLRGTYGDPENKRIKEIYFTRFPGKYFTGDGARIDEDGDYWLMGRIDDVINVSGHRIGTAEVESALVSHPAVAEAATVGYPHEIKGEGIYVYITLKEGYEPSPELTKMLIGHVRHVIGPIATPDKLQFTPGLPKTRSGKIMRRILRKIARGDTEDLGDTSTLADPSVVGQLLQGKL